From Megalobrama amblycephala isolate DHTTF-2021 linkage group LG8, ASM1881202v1, whole genome shotgun sequence, the proteins below share one genomic window:
- the eif6 gene encoding eukaryotic translation initiation factor 6, with protein sequence MAVRASFEKNNEIGCFAKLTNTYCLVAIGGSENFYSVFEGELSETIPVVHASIAGCRIIGRMCVGNRHGLLVPNNTTDQELQHIRNSLPESVRIQRVEERLSALGNVVACNDYVALVHPDLDRETEEILADTLKVEVFRQTIAEQVLVGSYCTFSNQGGLVHPKTSIEDQDELSSLLQVPLVAGTINRGSEVIAAGMVVNDWCAFCGLDTTSTELSVIESVFRLSETQPSAIATTMRDSLIDSLT encoded by the exons ATGGCAGTCCGTGCGTCATTTGAAAAGAATAATGAGATTGGATGCTTCGCCAAGCTCACAAACACATATTGCTTGGTAGCGATTGGCGGTTCAGAAAACTTTTACAG TGTCTTTGAAGGTGAACTGTCAGAAACAATACCAGTTGTTCATGCTTCTATAGCAGGATGTCGAATCATTGGCAGAATGTGTGTGG GAAATCGTCATGGTCTCTTGGTGCCTAACAACACAACAGATCAAGAGTTACAGCACATCAGGAACAGCCTGCCAGAATCCGTGCGGATTCAGAGAGTAGAAGAGCGTCTTTCTGCGCTGGGCAACGTCGTCGCTTGTAACGACTATGTTGCTCTTGTTCATCCTGACCTTGACAGA GAAACGGAAGAGATTCTTGCAGACACTCTAAAGGTGGAAGTGTTCCGGCAGACGATTGCAGAGCAGGTGCTTGTGGGTAGTTACTGCACCTTCAGTAACCAGGGAGGCCTCGTCCACCCCAAAACCTCCATAGAAGATCAAGATGAACTCTCATCACTCCTGCAAGTGCCTTTAGTG GCTGGAACGATCAATCGTGGTAGTGAGGTGATCGCTGCTGGTATGGTGGTGAACGACTGGTGTGCTTTCTGTGGACTAGACACCACGAGCACTGAGCTGTCCGTCATCGAGAGCGTCTTCAGACTGAGCGAAACGCAGCCCAGCGCCATCGCAACTACTATGAGAGACTCGCTCATCGACAG tcTCACTTAA
- the mmp24 gene encoding matrix metalloproteinase-24, which yields MAGVGARGRKTGLPGFCWKTCYFHILFWVVSVCGEERTFIVETWLKNYGYLLPHDIRTSDLRSEKAMQSAVAAMQRFYGIPVTGVLDQTTIEWMRKPRCGVPDHPHISRRRRNKRYALTGQKWRDKKITYSIHNFTPKVGEKDTQRAIRQAFDVWQTVTPLTFQEVAYSEIKNEGKEADIMIFFASGFHGDSSPFDGEGGFLAHAYFPGPGIGGDTHFDSDEPWTLGNANHDGNDLFLVAVHELGHALGLEHSNDPSAIMAPFYQYMDTHNFKLPLDDLQGIQKIYGIPTAMLEPTRPLPTLPARRTHSTSERKHDRQSRPARPPSGDRPFSPGNGRPNICDGNFNTVAFFRREMFVFKDRWFWRLRNNKVQEGYPMLIDQFWKGLPPRIDAAYERSDGKFVFFKGDKYWVFKEVTAEPGYPHSLVELGNCLPRDGIDTALRWEPVGKTYFFKGDQYWRYNEEKRTADPGYPKPISVWKGIPDAPQGAFVSREGFYTYFYKGKDYWKFDNQKLTVEPGFPKSILKDWMGCDQSEVEKNKDRHLPHDDVDIMVAINDVPSTVNAIAVVIPCILSLCILVLVYTIFQFKNKNVQQHVTYYKHPVQEWV from the exons ACATGGCTGAAGAACTATGGCTACCTGCTCCCTCATGACATCCGGACTTCGGACCTGCGATCGGAGAAAGCCATGCAGTCAGCGGTCGCTGCCATGCAGCGGTTTTACGGTATTCCAGTGACAGGAGTGCTGGATCAAACCACCATCGA GTGGATGAGAAAACCACGGTGTGGAGTTCCAGATCACCCTCACATCAGCCGACGGAGGAGAAATAAACGCTATGCCCTCACAGGTCAGAAATGGAGGGACAAAAAGATCACATACAG CATACATAATTTCACCCCCAAGGTGGGCGAGAAAGATACCCAGAGAGCCATTCGCCAGGCCTTCGATGTGTGGCAGACAGTGACCCCGCTGACCTTTCAGGAAGTGGCCTATTCTGAGATCAAGAACGAGGGTAAAGAGGCAGACATCATGATCTTCTTTGCCTCTGGTTTCCATGGCGACAGTTCTCCTTTTGATGGAGAGGGAGGTTTTTTAGCTCATGCATATTTCCCCGGTCCCGGAATTGGCGGAGACACACACTTTGACTCCGATGAGCCCTGGACGTTAGGAAACGCCAATCACGACG GCAATGACCTTTTCCTGGTGGCCGTGCACGAGTTGGGACATGCATTGGGTCTGGAGCATTCCAATGACCCCAGTGCCATCATGGCCCCCTTCTATCAGTACATGGACACGCACAACTTCAAACTGCCTCTAGATGACCTTCAGGGGATCCAGAAAATCTACG GAATACCCACAGCCATGCTGGAGCCCACTCGACCTCTTCCTACTCTACCTGCACGACGCACACACTCCACCTCTGAGAGAAAACACGACCGGCAGTCTCGCCCCGCTCGCCCACCCTCTGGAGATCGGCCGTTCTCTCCTGGTAATGGAAGACCCAACATCTGCGATGGCAACTTCAACACTGTGGCCTTCTTTCGGAGGGAGATGTTTGTTTTTAAG GATCGCTGGTTCTGGCGTTTGCGCAACAACAAAGTTCAGGAAGGCTATCCCATGTTGATAGACCAGTTCTGGAAGGGTCTACCTCCTCGCATCGATGCTGCTTATGAGAGATCAGATGGCAAATTTGTGTTCTTCAAAG GGGATAAATACTGGGTCTTCAAGGAGGTTACAGCGGAGCCCGGTTACCCTCACAGCCTGGTAGAGTTGGGCAACTGTCTGCCCCGCGACGGCATCGACACAGCCTTACGCTGGGAACCCGTGGGCAAAACATACTTCTTCAAGGGTGACCAGTACTGGCGTTACAACGAGGAGAAGCGCACAGCTGACCCAGGCTACCCCAAACCCATCAGCGTCTGGAAGGGCATCCCTGATGCACCCCAAGGAGCTTTTGTCAGTCGAGAAGGAT TTTATACCTACTTTTACAAGGGAAAGGATTACTGGAAGTTCGATAACCAGAAGTTAACGGTGGAGCCAGGCTTCCCCAAATCCATCCTCAAAGACTGGATGGGCTGCGATCAGTCGGAAGTAGAAAAGAACAAGGACCGTCACCTTCCACACGATGATGTCGACATCATGGTCGCCATTAACGATGTACCCAGCACTGTAAACGCAATCGCTGTGGTCATCCCATGCATCCTCTCACTGTGCATTCTGGTCCTTGTATATACTATCTTCCAGTTCAAGAACAAAAACGTCCAACAGCACGTGACCTACTACAAACACCCCGTGCAGGAGTGGGTATGA